The following are from one region of the Halomonas qaidamensis genome:
- a CDS encoding NAD-dependent succinate-semialdehyde dehydrogenase: protein MSFIEQWLHDAVPTLVGGEWRKGQQTFAVDNPATGETIARVADLGADDARDAVAAAYAAGPAWRATPVKQRSALLRRWFELINEHADDLARLMTLEQGKPLTEAKGEVAYGASFIEFFAEEAKRMAGETLPSHGADKRLLVLREPVGVVAAITPWNFPLAMITRKCAPALAAGCTVVIKPAEATPLTALAAAYLALEAGLPAGTINVITASQPAAVGDVLTTDARVRKVSFTGSTPVGKHLLAQCASTVKKTAMELGGNAPFIVFDDADVDAAVEGAIASKFRNAGQTCVCTNRFLVQDGVYDAFVSKLTERVSALKVGDGLTQGSTIGPLINQAAVEKVQRHVDDAVNQGARLLCGGKPHAAGERFFTPTVLADVTTQMAVADEETFGPVAPIFRFQRDEEAIAMANDTPFGLAAYFYAIDYRRIWHAMEQLEYGMVGVNEGLISTELAPFGGVKESGLGREGSHHGLDEFTELKYVCVGGL, encoded by the coding sequence ATGAGCTTTATCGAACAGTGGTTACACGATGCAGTGCCCACCCTGGTGGGTGGCGAGTGGCGCAAGGGCCAACAAACCTTTGCCGTTGATAACCCCGCTACCGGCGAGACGATTGCCCGCGTTGCCGACTTAGGCGCCGATGACGCCCGCGACGCAGTGGCTGCAGCGTATGCCGCTGGGCCAGCCTGGCGCGCAACGCCAGTAAAACAGCGCTCGGCATTGCTGCGCCGCTGGTTTGAGCTGATCAATGAGCACGCCGACGACTTAGCTCGCTTGATGACCCTAGAGCAGGGCAAGCCACTGACGGAAGCCAAAGGTGAAGTGGCTTACGGCGCTTCATTTATTGAGTTTTTCGCTGAAGAAGCCAAGCGTATGGCCGGGGAAACCCTGCCCAGCCACGGCGCGGACAAGCGCCTGCTGGTGCTGCGCGAGCCGGTCGGCGTGGTAGCCGCGATTACCCCGTGGAACTTCCCGCTAGCGATGATTACCCGCAAGTGTGCCCCGGCCTTGGCCGCAGGCTGCACCGTGGTGATTAAGCCTGCGGAAGCTACGCCGTTAACCGCGCTTGCTGCCGCTTACCTAGCACTAGAAGCGGGCTTGCCAGCCGGCACCATTAACGTGATTACCGCCTCACAACCGGCAGCGGTTGGCGACGTGCTCACCACCGATGCGCGAGTGCGCAAAGTTTCGTTTACGGGCTCGACCCCGGTGGGTAAACACCTGCTCGCTCAGTGCGCTAGCACAGTGAAGAAAACCGCCATGGAGCTGGGCGGCAACGCGCCGTTTATCGTCTTTGATGACGCTGATGTGGACGCCGCTGTAGAAGGGGCGATTGCCTCAAAATTCCGTAACGCCGGGCAAACCTGCGTGTGTACTAACCGCTTCCTGGTACAGGATGGCGTTTACGATGCGTTCGTCAGCAAGCTGACCGAGCGTGTTAGCGCGCTGAAGGTCGGCGATGGTTTAACACAAGGCAGCACCATCGGCCCGCTGATTAACCAAGCAGCGGTGGAAAAAGTGCAGCGTCACGTTGATGATGCGGTGAATCAAGGCGCGCGACTGCTCTGCGGTGGCAAGCCCCACGCGGCAGGCGAGCGTTTCTTCACGCCCACGGTGCTTGCTGACGTCACCACTCAGATGGCAGTGGCCGATGAAGAAACCTTCGGCCCAGTGGCTCCCATATTCCGTTTCCAGCGTGATGAAGAAGCGATTGCCATGGCCAACGATACGCCGTTTGGCTTGGCAGCTTACTTCTACGCCATCGATTACCGCCGTATCTGGCACGCCATGGAGCAGTTGGAATACGGCATGGTTGGCGTTAATGAAGGGCTGATTTCTACCGAGCTGGCGCCGTTTGGTGGCGTGAAAGAGTCCGGGTTGGGGCGTGAAGGTTCCCATCATGGGTTGGATGAATTTACTGAATTGAAGTACGTCTGTGTTGGCGGTCTATAA